The Bacillus sp. 2205SS5-2 genome includes a region encoding these proteins:
- a CDS encoding alpha/beta hydrolase, with amino-acid sequence MIGCLLIHGFTGSPFEVEPLTTFLRENTPWKIEDITLPGHGEVLELNGIKAGEWLTCAETAVQTLLEECDEIYVIGFSMGGLIASYLAVHYPVQKLVLLSAAAYYLNPKQLLLDMKEMIQDGLAGNLKTNELFQRYKKKIKHTPLTATIEFRKMVLKVRPLLEKVSIPTFIAQGEIDGVVPPKSANYLYGKISSNRKELFFSPVAKHLICHSEDGEELFQRILVFLEE; translated from the coding sequence ATGATAGGTTGTTTATTAATTCATGGGTTCACAGGTAGTCCTTTTGAAGTAGAGCCTTTAACCACTTTTTTAAGGGAAAACACACCATGGAAAATAGAAGATATTACTTTACCTGGTCATGGAGAGGTACTAGAGCTGAATGGAATTAAAGCAGGAGAATGGTTAACGTGTGCAGAAACAGCGGTACAGACCTTGTTAGAAGAGTGTGACGAAATCTATGTAATCGGTTTTTCAATGGGAGGATTAATTGCCAGTTATTTGGCTGTCCATTACCCCGTTCAAAAGCTGGTCCTCTTAAGTGCTGCCGCTTATTATTTAAATCCCAAGCAACTTCTTTTAGACATGAAAGAAATGATTCAAGATGGTTTAGCTGGAAATCTAAAAACCAACGAATTATTTCAGCGCTATAAGAAGAAAATAAAACACACACCTCTTACCGCAACAATCGAGTTCAGAAAAATGGTATTGAAGGTACGTCCTTTGTTGGAGAAAGTTAGTATTCCAACCTTTATTGCTCAGGGAGAGATAGATGGAGTTGTTCCACCTAAAAGTGCAAATTATTTATATGGGAAAATTAGTTCTAACCGAAAAGAGCTCTTTTTTTCCCCCGTTGCGAAGCATTTGATCTGCCATAGTGAAGATGGAGAAGAGTTATTCCAACGAATTCTCGTTTTTTTAGAGGAATAG
- a CDS encoding HAD family hydrolase yields the protein MKAILFDLDCTLHDRKSSISSFVEAQYKQLLSFDSSLPPRYIQRFHQLEKNGYIWKDKVYHSLQEEFRLPLSPSELLTEYITFFHSHCSETPYATEVLTSLRQSGYLLGLITNGKTTFQHATINALQLAPYFDVILISEEVGLKKPDPAIFSLALERLQIPATEAVYIGDSIENDVLAPQLISMKSILFAPLNTSPQNTYPVITCLRELTERFQ from the coding sequence ATGAAAGCAATCCTTTTTGACCTAGATTGTACGCTTCATGATCGAAAAAGTTCGATTTCATCTTTTGTTGAAGCACAATACAAACAACTGCTTTCGTTTGATAGTAGTCTTCCCCCAAGATACATCCAACGATTTCATCAATTAGAGAAAAACGGGTATATTTGGAAAGATAAGGTCTACCATTCCCTACAAGAGGAGTTCCGTCTGCCCCTATCTCCTAGTGAGCTGTTAACCGAATACATCACTTTTTTTCATTCCCATTGTAGCGAGACTCCTTATGCTACTGAAGTGCTAACCTCGCTTCGCCAAAGCGGATATCTACTGGGATTAATAACAAACGGAAAAACAACTTTTCAACACGCGACGATTAACGCCTTACAACTAGCTCCTTATTTTGATGTTATTCTCATCTCAGAGGAAGTCGGTTTGAAAAAACCAGACCCAGCTATTTTCTCACTCGCACTAGAAAGACTCCAAATACCAGCAACTGAAGCTGTTTATATCGGCGATTCGATTGAAAATGATGTGTTGGCACCGCAGTTAATCTCGATGAAAAGCATCCTTTTCGCGCCGTTGAACACTAGTCCTCAAAACACATACCCGGTAATAACTTGTTTACGGGAGCTAACGGAACGCTTCCAGTGA
- the uvsE gene encoding UV DNA damage repair endonuclease UvsE produces MTVIRLGYVAMSVHLQNASPSQTMTYKQFSGLKDREAAIEKLERIATSNLRNCLRLLKHCVANEIEFFRFSSKLIPLANHPELEEWKYMRNLKEPLDEIAQFLSENPMRVDFHPDHFVLLNSEKVDILKNSLRQLKLHEQLLKRMKIDPIHRCVLHVGGAYDDKEKALEQFIANWGFVPPAIQQMIILENDDTVFSMTDALYLCEKLGIPHVFDYHHHLAYHDEPWEPHWERVVASWDHSPLPLKMHISSPRSDKEFRAHADYIDVDMFLTFLKQVAGSVDQVDCMIEAKKKDDALFRLVKELKEKNLFTWLSDSSFTV; encoded by the coding sequence ATGACGGTTATTCGTTTAGGGTATGTGGCAATGAGTGTTCATTTGCAGAACGCCTCACCTTCACAAACTATGACGTATAAGCAATTTTCCGGGTTAAAGGATCGGGAAGCAGCCATCGAAAAGTTGGAGCGAATTGCGACCTCAAATCTGAGAAATTGTTTACGTCTATTAAAGCACTGTGTCGCAAACGAAATAGAATTTTTTCGATTTAGTTCCAAGTTGATTCCATTAGCTAATCATCCAGAATTAGAAGAGTGGAAATATATGAGGAATTTAAAAGAGCCATTAGACGAGATCGCGCAATTTTTAAGTGAAAATCCTATGAGAGTGGATTTTCATCCGGATCACTTTGTGCTATTGAATTCTGAAAAGGTCGATATTTTAAAAAACAGTCTACGCCAGTTAAAATTACATGAACAACTATTGAAAAGAATGAAAATTGATCCAATCCATCGATGTGTGCTTCATGTGGGAGGAGCTTATGATGATAAAGAAAAAGCGCTAGAACAATTCATTGCGAATTGGGGATTCGTTCCACCAGCTATCCAACAGATGATTATTCTTGAAAATGACGATACCGTTTTTTCAATGACAGATGCCTTATATTTGTGTGAAAAATTAGGAATTCCTCATGTGTTCGATTATCATCATCACCTTGCTTATCACGATGAACCGTGGGAACCACATTGGGAACGGGTTGTGGCTTCGTGGGATCATTCACCTTTGCCACTTAAAATGCATATTTCCTCCCCGCGATCTGACAAAGAGTTCCGCGCGCATGCAGATTATATTGATGTCGACATGTTTTTAACGTTTTTGAAACAAGTAGCAGGATCGGTAGATCAAGTGGACTGTATGATCGAGGCAAAGAAAAAAGATGACGCATTATTTCGTTTAGTTAAAGAGTTAAAGGAAAAGAACTTGTTCACATGGTTGAGTGATTCTTCCTTTACTGTATAA
- a CDS encoding DEAD/DEAH box helicase produces the protein MTKFSDLQLSPLTLKSVERMGFEEATPIQAGTIPLSLEGRDIIGQAQTGTGKTAAFGIPMVEKISEESQSIQGLIIAPTRELAIQVSEELYKIGQDKRIRVLAVYGGQDIQRQIRSMKKRPHIIVGTPGRLLDHINRRTLRLDSVHSLVLDEADEMLNMGFIEDIESILKNVPKERQTLLFSATMPGPIRKIAENFMNNPETVKVKSKEMTVENIEQYFVKTQEREKFETLSRLIDVQSPDLAIVFGRTKRRVDEVSKALSMRGYSAEGIHGDLSQAKRMSVLRQFKEGRVDVLVATDVAARGLDISGVTHVYNYDIPQDPESYVHRIGRTGRAGKEGMAMTFVTPREMGYLRIVEQTTKKRMMPLKPPTLNEAMEGQQRLALETIAESIKSTDVQEYAALTKELFQEYTPEQIGAVLLKMLTKEPDTTPIQISEERPLPSRRDGRGGDKRSGNRKGKGGNSGGGARRGRPSNTRDRDRDRDRNRDKDRRRKD, from the coding sequence TTGACGAAGTTTTCAGATTTACAATTAAGCCCACTAACACTAAAGTCCGTTGAAAGAATGGGTTTTGAAGAAGCAACCCCTATCCAGGCAGGAACAATTCCATTAAGTTTAGAAGGCAGAGATATCATTGGTCAAGCGCAAACAGGAACGGGAAAAACAGCTGCATTTGGTATTCCAATGGTAGAAAAAATCAGTGAAGAAAGCCAAAGTATCCAAGGTCTTATCATTGCACCAACGCGTGAATTAGCTATCCAAGTATCGGAAGAGCTATACAAAATTGGTCAAGATAAACGTATTCGCGTTTTAGCTGTATACGGAGGTCAAGATATTCAACGACAAATTCGTTCCATGAAAAAGCGTCCACATATTATTGTTGGTACGCCAGGACGTTTATTGGATCATATTAACCGCCGCACACTTCGCTTAGATTCTGTTCACTCATTAGTATTAGATGAGGCAGATGAGATGCTAAACATGGGGTTCATCGAGGATATTGAATCGATCCTTAAAAACGTTCCTAAAGAGCGTCAAACACTATTGTTCTCAGCTACCATGCCAGGACCAATTCGCAAAATTGCTGAGAATTTCATGAACAATCCTGAAACAGTAAAAGTGAAGTCAAAAGAAATGACTGTTGAAAATATCGAGCAATATTTTGTTAAAACGCAAGAAAGAGAAAAGTTTGAAACACTTTCTCGTTTGATTGACGTACAATCACCAGATCTTGCAATTGTATTTGGTCGTACGAAGCGTCGTGTTGATGAAGTATCAAAAGCTTTATCTATGCGTGGTTATTCGGCTGAGGGAATTCATGGCGACTTAAGTCAAGCGAAACGTATGTCCGTTCTTCGTCAATTTAAAGAAGGACGCGTTGATGTACTTGTAGCAACTGACGTGGCAGCACGTGGTCTTGATATTTCTGGCGTAACTCATGTGTATAACTATGACATTCCGCAAGACCCTGAGAGCTATGTTCACCGTATTGGTCGTACAGGTCGTGCAGGTAAAGAAGGAATGGCAATGACATTTGTTACACCTCGTGAAATGGGTTATTTACGTATTGTTGAACAAACAACGAAAAAACGTATGATGCCGTTAAAGCCACCAACCCTAAACGAAGCAATGGAAGGGCAACAACGTTTAGCTCTTGAAACAATTGCCGAAAGTATTAAAAGCACAGACGTTCAAGAGTATGCCGCTTTAACGAAAGAGCTTTTCCAAGAATACACACCAGAGCAAATTGGTGCTGTGTTGTTGAAAATGTTAACAAAAGAACCAGATACAACACCTATACAAATTTCTGAGGAGCGCCCTCTACCATCTAGACGTGATGGTCGTGGTGGAGATAAACGTTCTGGAAACAGAAAAGGAAAAGGTGGAAATAGTGGTGGTGGTGCTCGTCGTGGTCGCCCATCTAACACTCGTGACCGCGATAGAGATCGTGATCGCAACCGTGATAAAGATCGTCGTCGCAAAGACTAA
- a CDS encoding PH domain-containing protein yields the protein MSNPKRLHPIAAVESFIKRLKEMVLPFVFLFFINGDKNSIWEYVPILIMGVILVIFLVMGILGWVRFTYRLEEGELRIENGIFVKKKRYIPFERIQSLNFSEGILQRPFGLVKVKVETAGSSGTEAEAELSAIPKVEAERLQQTIREAKTKNKQMVFSEGEALPIGEEDVNEVVHQMTSRDLLLMALTSGGAGVLISGIAVVLSQFTEYIPYQAIFAQVEGIIRNGVLFVVVLIFLVLLVAWLLSILGVFLVYGKFKVEKSADEIIITRGIIEKKRLSIPLNRIQGIRVSENPLRQWFGFAAVHLDSAGGSVFDKESLNIKLFPFIKKNKIGSLLQVLLPEYNVAVSFQRAPKKSIRRYMMRESWMFVIPTLLLSIIFFPLGTLSLLVFVFSAFWGYLKYRSAGWNIIGNQLSLQYRVVSKHTMLVLKKRIQSFERKQSWLQKRKELNSFSVVTTSGAGPKVGTVYYMNEQDGEKVRVWYSPEERVMNSDSKSVYS from the coding sequence ATGTCTAATCCAAAAAGGCTTCATCCCATTGCAGCGGTGGAGAGTTTTATTAAACGATTAAAAGAGATGGTCCTGCCATTTGTATTTCTCTTCTTTATCAACGGGGATAAAAATTCGATATGGGAGTACGTTCCTATCCTTATTATGGGAGTCATTTTAGTAATCTTTCTCGTGATGGGAATTTTGGGATGGGTTCGGTTTACGTATCGTTTAGAAGAAGGGGAGCTACGGATTGAAAACGGTATTTTTGTAAAAAAGAAGCGCTATATCCCGTTTGAACGAATTCAAAGCTTGAATTTTTCGGAAGGAATACTCCAGCGACCTTTTGGGTTAGTGAAAGTCAAAGTCGAGACGGCTGGATCGTCAGGAACGGAAGCAGAAGCAGAACTATCGGCGATTCCGAAAGTAGAAGCAGAAAGACTTCAGCAAACGATTCGAGAGGCAAAAACAAAAAATAAACAAATGGTCTTCTCAGAAGGAGAAGCTTTACCTATTGGTGAAGAAGATGTTAATGAAGTCGTACATCAAATGACTTCACGCGATTTACTTTTAATGGCACTAACGTCAGGAGGAGCAGGAGTACTCATTTCTGGGATTGCGGTAGTGTTATCACAATTTACTGAGTATATTCCTTATCAAGCAATATTTGCGCAAGTAGAAGGAATCATTCGAAATGGCGTTCTTTTTGTCGTAGTATTAATCTTTTTGGTATTACTTGTAGCTTGGCTTCTATCTATCCTGGGTGTTTTTCTTGTTTACGGGAAGTTTAAAGTAGAGAAATCAGCTGATGAAATTATCATCACGAGAGGCATCATTGAGAAAAAGCGCTTAAGCATTCCTTTAAATCGAATTCAAGGGATACGTGTGAGTGAAAATCCTTTGCGACAATGGTTTGGGTTTGCAGCCGTCCATTTGGATAGTGCGGGGGGATCGGTCTTTGATAAGGAAAGTCTGAATATTAAACTGTTTCCATTTATCAAAAAGAATAAGATTGGATCTCTCCTTCAGGTGTTACTTCCAGAATATAACGTTGCTGTTTCATTTCAGCGAGCACCAAAAAAATCGATACGTAGGTATATGATGAGAGAGTCTTGGATGTTTGTGATTCCGACGCTCTTATTGTCCATTATCTTTTTTCCGTTAGGTACTCTTTCTTTGCTGGTTTTTGTTTTCAGTGCTTTTTGGGGCTATTTAAAATACAGATCGGCAGGGTGGAATATAATTGGAAATCAGTTAAGCTTACAATATCGAGTGGTCTCTAAACACACGATGCTTGTTCTAAAAAAACGGATTCAAAGTTTTGAGAGAAAGCAATCTTGGTTGCAAAAGCGGAAGGAACTGAATTCCTTTTCAGTTGTAACTACCTCAGGAGCGGGTCCGAAAGTAGGAACGGTGTATTATATGAATGAACAAGACGGTGAAAAAGTGAGAGTGTGGTATAGTCCTGAAGAGAGAGTGATGAATTCAGATAGTAAATCCGTATATTCCTAA
- a CDS encoding rhomboid family intramembrane serine protease, with protein MFVRSENFSQYIRSYPIISFIVSIHLVIFLLTIIPFLPHLWVYEQFAGVNLYILQGEWWRLITPIFIHFGFAHLLFNSIALIIFAPPLEEFFGKWKFSVLYVISGITGNLATLLLAPPTYSHVGASGSIFGLFGAYLAFILIQKNTVTQELKQVVVPIVLIGLILSVFQPNINLISHIFGLLGGFGLGYLLFSRIRSNS; from the coding sequence ATGTTTGTTCGTTCTGAAAACTTCTCTCAATATATTCGTTCCTATCCAATCATTTCGTTCATTGTCTCTATTCACTTGGTGATTTTTCTGTTAACCATAATTCCCTTTCTGCCCCATCTCTGGGTGTACGAACAATTCGCAGGTGTGAATTTATACATCCTCCAAGGGGAATGGTGGCGACTGATTACGCCAATCTTTATTCATTTTGGCTTTGCTCATTTATTATTCAATTCCATCGCACTGATTATTTTTGCTCCACCACTTGAAGAGTTTTTCGGTAAATGGAAATTCAGCGTTCTATATGTTATCTCGGGAATCACAGGCAACTTAGCCACCCTGTTACTCGCACCCCCTACTTATAGTCATGTGGGAGCAAGCGGTAGTATTTTCGGTCTATTCGGAGCTTACTTAGCCTTTATCTTAATCCAAAAAAACACCGTCACTCAAGAACTAAAGCAGGTTGTGGTTCCTATTGTCTTAATCGGCTTAATCTTATCTGTCTTCCAACCGAATATCAACTTGATTTCTCATATATTTGGCCTGCTCGGTGGGTTCGGGCTTGGATATCTGTTATTTTCCCGAATACGGTCCAATTCGTAA
- a CDS encoding PH domain-containing protein, whose product MGFKEPNKRISEKALPVWRLYGFFHSLVVIILAIAATVLTIVFNWPVWIIAIAILFSLIYSIVFIYVIPGIRWKRWRYEVREQEIELQHGVFIVKRTLIPMVRVQHVDTAQGPLLKKYNLATITISTAATPHEIPALDVFEADQLRHSISALARVAEDDV is encoded by the coding sequence ATGGGATTTAAAGAACCAAACAAAAGGATATCGGAGAAAGCATTGCCAGTGTGGAGGCTCTATGGTTTTTTTCATTCTTTAGTGGTTATCATTTTAGCAATTGCTGCGACGGTATTGACGATTGTATTTAACTGGCCGGTGTGGATTATCGCAATTGCTATATTGTTTTCGTTAATTTATTCGATTGTGTTTATTTATGTTATCCCGGGTATTCGCTGGAAACGCTGGCGGTATGAAGTGCGAGAACAGGAAATTGAGCTTCAACATGGAGTGTTTATTGTGAAGAGGACTCTTATCCCAATGGTTAGAGTACAACATGTGGACACAGCTCAAGGTCCATTATTAAAGAAATACAATCTAGCAACGATTACGATTTCAACAGCCGCTACACCACATGAAATTCCGGCATTAGATGTCTTTGAGGCGGATCAATTACGTCATTCAATTTCCGCGTTAGCAAGGGTGGCGGAAGATGATGTCTAA
- the acpS gene encoding holo-ACP synthase, whose translation MIKGIGLDVIELNRIKQLLDRQGKFVHRILTESEVREFTSLSEQRKIEYFAGRFAVKEAYAKARGTGIGAELSFQDIEINKDPNGRPYLSQPTTLGENVQISITHTKQNAAAVVIIETM comes from the coding sequence ATGATTAAGGGGATAGGACTTGACGTTATTGAATTAAACCGGATAAAACAATTGTTGGATAGACAAGGAAAATTTGTTCATAGAATATTAACTGAGTCGGAAGTGCGAGAGTTTACCTCTTTATCTGAACAGAGAAAAATTGAATACTTTGCTGGTAGGTTTGCGGTGAAGGAAGCTTATGCCAAAGCAAGAGGTACGGGTATTGGTGCAGAATTATCTTTTCAAGATATCGAAATAAATAAAGACCCGAATGGGAGGCCGTATTTGTCTCAGCCAACGACACTAGGTGAAAATGTGCAAATTTCGATAACTCATACGAAACAAAATGCTGCCGCTGTTGTGATCATCGAAACAATGTAG